From Paraglaciecola sp. L1A13:
ATACGATCAGCGAATATAATTATCAGTACTACGTTGCGGATAATCCGACCGTACCCGATGCCGAGTATGATCGTTTAATGCGCGAATTACTTGAAATAGAAACCGCCCATCCTGATCTACGTAACCCTGATTCTCCTTCACAAAAAGTAGGGGGAGCTGCGCTGAGCGCATTTGAACAAATTGAGCATGAAGTGCCCATGTTGTCTCTTGACAATGCCTTCGATGAAGGCGATATGGTAGCGTTTGAAAAACGTATAAAAGACCGATTAAACATCACTGACGAGATCAGCTTTAGTTGTGAGCCTAAGCTTGATGGCTTAGCGGTCAGTATCTTGTATGAAAACGGTAAGTTAGTGCGCGCAGCTACTCGTGGTGACGGTCGCGTTGGTGAGAATATTACTTCAAATGTACGCACTATAGCCAATGTACCCCTTAGCCTGCGTGGCGATACATACCCGAGTCGTTTGGAAGTGCGTGGCGAAGTGATTATGACTCGCTCGGGTTTCATTAAGTTAAACGAGGCGCAAATTAGCAAAGGAAAAAAACCGTTTGTGAATCCACGGAATGCGGCAGCGGGGAGCCTACGTCAGCTTGACCCTCGAATCACAGCAGCGCGACCGCTGTTGTTTTATAGTTATTCGTTGGGATTAGTTGAGAATGAAAAACAGCCTTTGGACATCACTCATTCAGCACGCTTGAAGCAATTAAGCGAGTGGGGTTTACCGTTAAGCAAAGAGCTGGAAACTGCCCAAGGGGCGAGTGAATGCTTAACCTATTTTCACAAAATAGGCGGGCTGCGAAGTCAACTAAGCTACGATATTGATGGTGTGGTTTTCAAAGTTGATAATATCGAGATGCAACAAGCTTTAGGCTTTGTTGCGCGTGCACCGCGTTGGGCCATAGCACATAAATTTCCAGCGCAAGAAGAAATGAGCACCTTGCTAGATGTTGAGTTTCAGGTAGGGCGGACCGGCGCAATCACGCCTGTTGCGCGTCTTGCACCAACCTTTGTTGGTGGCGTTACAGTATCGAATGCGACACTTCATAACCAAGATGAAATTAACCGACTCGGCATCATGATTGGTGACACAGTCATTATTCGCCGGGCAGGAGACGTTATTCCACAAGTCGTAGCGATAGTGGCTGACAAACGCCCCGAAGACGCGCGCGAGATTGTGTTTCCAGTAGTATGCCCAGTTTGCGAGTCAGCAATAGAAAAGCTCGAAGGTGAAGCCGTTGCTCGCTGTACAGGCGGTCTCTATTGCAAAGCACAACGAAAAGAAGCGATGAAACATTTCGCTTCCCGCAAAGCCCTTGATGTTGATGGGCTAGGGGATAAGCTAATTGAACAACTCGTTGATGCTGACATGGTAAAAAGCCCTGCAGACTTCTTTAACTTGGACATCGCTCCTCTGTCGAGTATGGAGCGCATGGGCGAGAAATCTGCCGTTAATCTGGTTAATGCCTTAGAAAAGAGTAAAAAAACAACATTGGCTAAATTCCTTTATTCTCTTGGTATCCGGGAGGTGGGTGAGGCAACGGCTCAAAATTTAGCACAACACTTTTTAACCTTAGAAGACATCGAACAAGCGGATATTGAATCTCTTCAAACTGTCTCCGACGTCGGAGTTATCGTTGCACAGCATGTGTTTAACTTTTTTCGCGAAGGGCACAACCTTGATGTTATAAAAGCACTGTTAGCAGCAGGTGTGCATTGGCCAAAAATTAGTAAAATTGCACTGGATACGTTACCCCTCGCCGGACAAGTTTATGTTTTAACAGGCACGTTAAACGTCATGGATCGAAATCAGGCGAAAGCTAAATTACAAGCCCTTGGAGCCAAGGTCGCCGGTAGCGTTTCAGCGAAAACAAGTTGTTTAGTTGCTGGCGAAAAAGCGGGTTCAAAACTGACTAAAGCACAGGATTTAGGCGTCAAAGTTATGAATGAAGACGAGATGCTGAAAATGTTTATTGAACTCGAAGGTTAACCCATGGATACCTCAATTATATTTGAAGCCTTAGCTGGTTTAACGCGTTGGGTGAGCCCGTATTATGCTGAGATTGCCATGACCATAGTCGCTACTGTACTGGTGATTTATGGAGATATACTCAACAAAAAAATTAAGCATATTTTGGCGCCATATCATTTTATTGTGCGCACTTTGGTATTTGTCCTTATTTGTGCATTCGGTTATGGGGCACTTGTTATATTCACCACGCCTCACGTGAAGCTCGTACTGCTGATGATCCCCAGCTTGTATCGGGGTATATGCATTATTAGTGTATTTTTGATGTTAGGGTATTTAGCGGAGAACAGGCGCTATATTTAACGCGCGGTTTAGGCGGTGATATCAATATTAGGCAGATAATAATTGTATGTCGTGTCTGCCTCGTTCTAGAAGAAGTTGACGGTTTTAAGCCAGCATTTTCCGCTGGCTTTTTATTATTTTTTGAGTCTGGCTCTGCTTGCAGCGTACTTAGCTTGGCGGACTTGCCATGCTTTAACCACTGACCAACGCCAGATGTAATTCAATCCGAAAAAGCCCGCTAAACCAAAGACAATAGAACATACACCACAACCAAGCAAAAATGCAGGTCCAATAGTCTCAATGCTCTGTACGACCCAATCCCAACTTAACTGGAAATGAAAGGCTTGAGTATCAGTCCCCAATATAGTGGCGCCGACGAGATATGCACCATAAAAAATAGGTGGCATCGTAAAAGGATTTGTTATCCACACGGTTGCCACAGAAAGCGGTAAATTTACTCTTAGAGGGATAGCTGCCCCTGCGGCCAGCCACATTTGAAACGGGACAGGCCA
This genomic window contains:
- the ligA gene encoding NAD-dependent DNA ligase LigA — protein: MSNALSPAQRLTQLINTISEYNYQYYVADNPTVPDAEYDRLMRELLEIETAHPDLRNPDSPSQKVGGAALSAFEQIEHEVPMLSLDNAFDEGDMVAFEKRIKDRLNITDEISFSCEPKLDGLAVSILYENGKLVRAATRGDGRVGENITSNVRTIANVPLSLRGDTYPSRLEVRGEVIMTRSGFIKLNEAQISKGKKPFVNPRNAAAGSLRQLDPRITAARPLLFYSYSLGLVENEKQPLDITHSARLKQLSEWGLPLSKELETAQGASECLTYFHKIGGLRSQLSYDIDGVVFKVDNIEMQQALGFVARAPRWAIAHKFPAQEEMSTLLDVEFQVGRTGAITPVARLAPTFVGGVTVSNATLHNQDEINRLGIMIGDTVIIRRAGDVIPQVVAIVADKRPEDAREIVFPVVCPVCESAIEKLEGEAVARCTGGLYCKAQRKEAMKHFASRKALDVDGLGDKLIEQLVDADMVKSPADFFNLDIAPLSSMERMGEKSAVNLVNALEKSKKTTLAKFLYSLGIREVGEATAQNLAQHFLTLEDIEQADIESLQTVSDVGVIVAQHVFNFFREGHNLDVIKALLAAGVHWPKISKIALDTLPLAGQVYVLTGTLNVMDRNQAKAKLQALGAKVAGSVSAKTSCLVAGEKAGSKLTKAQDLGVKVMNEDEMLKMFIELEG
- a CDS encoding DUF3392 domain-containing protein, encoding MDTSIIFEALAGLTRWVSPYYAEIAMTIVATVLVIYGDILNKKIKHILAPYHFIVRTLVFVLICAFGYGALVIFTTPHVKLVLLMIPSLYRGICIISVFLMLGYLAENRRYI
- a CDS encoding DUF2062 domain-containing protein, with amino-acid sequence MLKKFIRRFLPDHHKIKKQKALKVFGTLLHDPNLWHLNRRSASGAFGVGLFFAFWPVPFQMWLAAGAAIPLRVNLPLSVATVWITNPFTMPPIFYGAYLVGATILGTDTQAFHFQLSWDWVVQSIETIGPAFLLGCGVCSIVFGLAGFFGLNYIWRWSVVKAWQVRQAKYAASRARLKK